The Kribbella sp. HUAS MG21 genome includes the window AGCAACACCACCCCGGCCAGCCCGAACGGCGGCGCGTACCAGCTCACCCTCCAGGACTTCGGCTACGCCCACGAGGCCGGCAAGGTGCCGGACCTGAAGGCAGGCCTGGCGAAGACCGACGCACAGATCGACAAAGACCTGGCCCAGGCGAAATGACGTCGCTGCGGCAGAAACACCGCCGGGAGACGCTTCGCAATCTGGTCTTCCTGTCACCGTGGCTGATCGGTGTCAGCGTCTTCTTCGTCTACCCGCTGGTCTCGACCATCTACTTCAGCTTCATGAAGTACGACGGTTTCCGGCCGCCGACCTGGATCGGACTGCAGAACTGGCAGTACGTCTTCACCAGCTACCCGTTCTTCTGGCCGGCACTCCGCAACACCCTCTGGCTCGTCGTCGTGATGGTGACGCTGCGGGTGCTGTTCGGACTCGGCATCGGCCTGTTGATCACCAAGGTGAAGACCGGCGCCGGGCTTTTCCGGACAGCGTTTTACCTCCCCTACCTGGCACCGCCGGTCGCGGCCACGATGGCGTTCGCGTTCCTGCTCAACCCCGGCACCGGTCCGGTGAACAGCATCCTCGGCAGCATCGGCTTGCCGCAGCCCGGCTGGTTCAACGACCCGAGCTGGTCCAAGCCGGCGCTGACGATGCTGGCGTTGTGGGGCATCGGCGACCTGATGGTGATCTTCATGGCGTCGCTGCTCGACGTACCGAAGGAGCAGTACGAGGCGGCCTCGCTGGACGGCGCGGGTGCGTGGCAGCGGTTCCGGTTCGTCACGCTGCCGAACATCTCGCCGATCGTGCTGTTCGCTGTCGTCACCGGCGTGATCCAGACGATGCAGTACTACACGCAGCCGCTGGTCGCCGGAAAGGTGGCCAGCGGGGTGATCGGCGGAG containing:
- a CDS encoding sugar ABC transporter permease, with protein sequence MTSLRQKHRRETLRNLVFLSPWLIGVSVFFVYPLVSTIYFSFMKYDGFRPPTWIGLQNWQYVFTSYPFFWPALRNTLWLVVVMVTLRVLFGLGIGLLITKVKTGAGLFRTAFYLPYLAPPVAATMAFAFLLNPGTGPVNSILGSIGLPQPGWFNDPSWSKPALTMLALWGIGDLMVIFMASLLDVPKEQYEAASLDGAGAWQRFRFVTLPNISPIVLFAVVTGVIQTMQYYTQPLVAGKVASGVIGGAGQQFEPGYPDKSTLTLPQLVYHLGFQRFDTGGASVIALVLFALAMVFTAFLLRSMSERSAV